cctgtttgtggcctatcaaacgtacattgtacatctgctttaattattgaAGAAAAGGGCAcactgaccagaagtaaagaatgtccatgttaaaaataaagattaaatgccccTCTTGGGATGCCAGTGCTGGTCCTCTTTTgatgataagactcccttcccaggcGCTAACACCATACTGACTCGCTGTGTACTCAcggtctgttcttttttttttttttttttttaaaccatgaagaAATGTAACCCTTACTTGTTTAAAGTTCTTTGTTCTGACCAGATATAAAACTGTACTGGAAACCATGCTTCCCTGGGGCAGTTTCTCAGAGTGATCTGGGAAGTGGGCTTCCGGGCTAGTCCTTAGTTTGgttcaaataaaactcttttctattcttacTATAGATGTTTACCCATTATTATTCTTGACAGTAGGAAGAGAGATGATCTGGTAAATGGGTAGGGAGGCCCCTGCGAGGTTGTGACTAGACTGTGAGCAATGAATGCGGGCGAGAACTTTCTGTTCTGCAGGGATCCCCTTTGAGGCCCAAAGGTCAGTGAGGTCGCGATAGTGAGACATGCTTGGACTGTAGTTGGGCTAAGTCGTGCCCACAGCTCAAAGAGATAAGGAAATCGTTGCAGAGTCTGCATCTCCGCCCTCGATCCTTGCCTCCCAGGGACGCAGGGTTTCATTCTCTTCCTCCACTCCCCGCTCCACCCCCTTTTCTCGTCCACTCCCTTCCCTAAACACGCCTCTCATCCACACCCTAGTTCAGGAGAGAGGGCCATTTTCTGCACTCTGCAAATCCCTCACCAATCTGAGCAAGTTGTCTGGGGAGTTGGTTGGGGGGAACCAGAATCAAGGAAGGTTCACGTATGAGGTCCGCCGACAACCAGGGGCTCTGGGAGAATAAACGACAGCCGGACAATGTAGGGGCATCCACCTCTCCAAGTTCGGCCCAGGGCAGGTGGAAGCTAAACGTATGCGGAGGATGGAAGAAAAGAGAGTGTCCAGGCCTCAGGCATGGCGATGCCCTAAGGCCGGCGTGGCGGTGACAGTGGTATCAGGAGGGTCGTCCTGGGCAGCGCagcgggggctgggggccgggcggCTCCCGGCGTGGGCACCCGGGGAGGAAGGAGTGTCCCGGGCTAGGCAGGGCGGGTTTCCGTTCGCCGGGGCTGCGCGGGCAGAGTCGGCAGTGCGGGACCGCGCCACCGCCGCACACTCTCAGGTGCCGATAGCTCGGCTGCACGCGGGGAGGCGGCTGGCTGTCCGCACCCGGCCGGGATGAGGTACAGAGGACCCGTACCCGCTATCCTCTGGGGGTTCTCGGCGGCGCGATAATTTACCGCTCTCGCGATATTTTCAGAGATTCCCGTCGTAGCCCCCGCTAATGCGGTTACCAAGGCAACTGGGTGGCACCAGCGCGAGCGGGAAGGCGGAGTACGTCGAATTTTTGTAGGCTAGCCTGGGAGACTTGAGGAGTGGCCCTCCCTGAGTTTCCAGTCCCAGAGACCACGGCCTCTGCTCCAGGCGGTAACCCTTACCCTGGGAGCCATGGGTCGGATCTCGGGACTCGTGCCCTCTCGCTTTCTGACGCTCCTGGCGCATTTGGTGGTCGTCATCACCTTATTTTGGTCGCGGGTAAGACCCATGGCCCCACTCCTCTTGCCCCCCTTCCCACCTTGGGGTGGTCCCAGCCCCACCGCACCTTTTCCCCCGGTGCCTTACCCGGTGGGGTCCTCCCATTCCCCCGCCATCCGCCGCTGGACCCTCTTtcaacttctctttctttctgccctGCTCCCCAGGACAGCAACATCCAGGCCTGCCTGCCTCTCAAGTTCACCCCCGAGGAGTATGAAAAGCAGGACATGCAGTGAGCACTTGGGGCAGGGTGGTCAGAATTAAGCAGTAGTGGGAGTGAAGGGGTGTTAGAAAAAGGCCAGAAGGCCTAAGCCAACTCCCTTCCTTTCTGCAGGCTGGTGGCGGCGCTCTCTGTCACACTGGCCCTCTTTGCAGTGGAGCTGGCCGGTTTCTTCTCAGGAGTTTCCATGTTCAACAGCACCCAGAGCCTCATCTGTATCCTTTCTACTTGTGCACCTTTCCTGTACGGCCCATTTCCATCTTAACGCCCTTCAGCCACCTAACTAGGCCTTTCTGGCACAGTGGTGTTTGCCCTAGCAGGCAAACAGAATCCCTCCAGTTGAGAGATCTTCGTAGGTAAAGTAGAAGATTTCATACAATCTTTGATCATTTGTTAAGCTCCTGCTATGCGTCAGGCACTGGAGATCTCAAAATGGGAGTAAAACACAGTTTTCTATCTTGAGGGAGaggcagacacacagacagacatcTGTAATTCAGTGTGATAAGCACTGTGCCATAGGATGTGTAAAGATATGAAGCACTATGGGAACGCAGAAGAGACTGAGGAAGATGGATCAGGGAAGGCTCTTGACACTGGGATAATGGACGGGGAGGAGCAGGGTGCTGGAGAGTGATTCTAGCAGGGTGTATAATGTCACTGTGAGCATTCCCATGTGCTTGGAGTAGATGGGGAGCCTACTACTTCACCTGATAGATATGGGGTGGCAGTAGCTTGGGGCCCCAGCTGTGCAGGATCAGTTCTGGCCTCCACTCACACGGCAGTCCTAAAACTCAGAAGTCAGGGCTGCTGGCTCTGGCCTTTGCAGTGTGGTAAAGGGAGCAAGAGGTGCTCTGCTCCCCAGGAGGTGAACCAGAATGCAGATGCCAGTCCCACCACTGGCCTTTTCTGGCCCATCACTACCTATTGATCCAAAGGCTTTCCTTGACTCTGGTGCGTTCCCAAGCCATTGGGGCTCACTGTAGTGCATCTGTGGCCCTATCCTTCTTCATATTTGAGCGTTGGGAGTGCACCACATACTGGTACATTTTTGTCTTCTGCAGGTATGGTAGCACCCAATATTTGAGGATGGGGAAGGACGGTTTACTTGAAATCTGAAGCTTTCCCCTACCCAGCCCTTTACTCCATGTATAAGATATCAGATCCACTCAACATCCCGTGGTCTTTTTGAGGTCCCCCACTCCTACACTTTgggggtgggattgctggcttggggatttggaaatttttattggaaGGGACACTGAACCCATCACCTACCTTCCGTAGTGCCATCCCAGCCGTCACCGAAATAGCATTATTCGTCGGCGTCTTTGGGCTGAAAAAGAAACCTTTCTGATACCTTCGTGACTGGAAGTAGGGATGAAGGCTGGAGAAGCGAGGGACCACTCACCGCTCCTGGAAGAAGGAAACCATAGGCTTCAGCCCTCCCCCTAAAACTGCATTTGGTGGAGGATGTCAGTGTTATGGTAATTGTCTCTCGAATCTGGAGTTATGAGTTTTGTTTACAGTTCTtcgtaaaaatatatattttagggtAAGATCAAGActtaaggaattccctggcggtacagtggttaggactccgcgcttccactgcagggggcgtgggttcgatccctggtcggggaactaagatcccgcgtgccgcgcagcgtggccaaaaaaaaaaaaaaagaaagaaagatcaaaacataaaaatttaaggagaaaattgGGGTGGCCAATCTACTATAGAAACGGAACAGCCTTGCACTCTTAAGATACTAGATGTCgcttttattttggttattacgGTAGATTTCTGGCGGAAGGGAGTGGGCGGGGATATGTAAATAAAGTGAGGCGGCCGGGTAGGACAGCAAACTCGTAAATGAGTGGAGCCTTCTGGGAGGAATTAGCCTATGCTTTTTTGACGccaaatgcaaaaatatattttgtaacatCTGCAAATAAATGTAGCAACAGAAATGGAAGAAACTAGATAGCTTTAGGTTGCGCGGGCTAACGTGTTGGGTTCTCACCCTCGCTCATAGTGGAATCTTTTTCCCAGAGTATGGAATGCCCCAAATCGTGTGGTATCGTCAGGTAGGATAATCCTTACCTGTTTCTCCTTTTggagaacagaatagaaaatgatGATTGGAGCTCGCATGATTTCGTGATTAACGGCTGTGCGTGATCAGGCTTTGCAACATCCTGATTGCTCCTTTCTGATTCTTTCTGACGATCTTAaacttctgtgtttctttttttgtgtttcacgAGAATAATCACTGGTTAATATCACTTAAAGTTTTTAATGACGTATTAtgcgtttttggtttttttggacaGTGGGTGGTTTGTGTCTGTTATTGGTTGTTCTTCCGAAAGTTTCAGCATCGAAACTTACGTTTCGTTTTCCAGAAGACAATTGTGTGTTCTGATAGTCTTCTTGTAGTTGGATTCTCTATTCAGGAGGCTGCTGAAGCTTTTGTTTTCAGTTAGTGGTTTTAAGAAGAGTGTTCCAATTGTGCTTGGTATTTTATAGCAAGGATACGTTATAAGAGAAACTCAGGGCtattttaaagaagcaaaaaggCATGCAAGGAGGTGCTTTCTGGTGGTGCTCTGCAGTTAATTCCTATACGTAGATAACCTTTTCCTAGCTCTTTGTTTTCTGGCAGTGCTTGTTTGTGGATACTCATTGTATGCTTTAGTAGGTACTGAGAGTGGAAATATTTGGTTCTCGGCCATCACAGATATTGCGGCTCACGGAAAGAGACAGAAGTTTCTGGTACTCTCACTAGAGTAGTTTAATTCTAAATTGTGATGAAAGCTGCAGAGGCGATTTACAGGTGCTACGAAGGAGTGATGAATTTGCCCAAGGTGGCAGAAGTGCTGCTTCTCAGGAGCTGTTTAAGTGAGGACCTAGAGTGTGGTtggagcagagaggaaagggagcagGTTGTCCACGAGGAAAAAAAGGTGGACCTTTGTAaggtcacgggttcgagcactggctcaggaggatccaacatgccgaggagcaactaggcccgtgcgccacaactactgagcctgagctctggagcctgcaaaccacaactattgaagcctacACGCATagagagcctatgctccgcaacaagtgaagccatgAAGCCACGACTATTAGAAGctggcgcaccgcaacgaagacccaacgcagtcaaaaataaattaattaaaagaaaatcttgggcttctctggtggcgcagtggttgagagtccgcctgccgatgcaggggacacgggttcgtgcctcggtccggaaggatcccacatgccgcggagcggctgggcccgtgagccatggccgctgagcctgcgcgtccggagcctgtgctccgcagcgggggaggccacagcagtgagaggcccgcgtacggcaaaaaaaaaagaaaaagaaaatcttgaagtGTCATGTCTGTAGGCCGTTACACTGTGAATAGCACAGAAAGTTGAGGATACATTCCAGGGTTTGAAAACTTGTCAGTTTCAGCAAAGAAATCACTCAAGTCATTGAGGAATCTGTGAGGTTTCAGCATATCGTGTGTTTCATTTTTGTCTtactcaaaaatgaaaatgaaaacatcaacCAACGTTCACGCTGGAACTGCACTTGTACTTAGGATATATAACTCCATTTATGAAATCATGGATACAGAGTAGAATTTACAATAAAGAatattgtacattttattatttgcGGATTCTGTTACGTATCctttatatcagtaaaatttaTGATAAACTTATGTACATACACAAATGCATACTTTTTTtggaaagtgggttgttaaacatttaccagcacttTCTTGCTCCTGCAATCCCAAGAAACCTCTCATCACCAATGATTTCCTTGTTCCTAAATCCAGAGATTCCCTCTCAGACTAGAGTTTGACCTCTTTCCAATATGTTGACCACTCCCCTCGTTTGAAATTTGTTCTCCCTTCGTTTCTGAAATTAGTTCCCCTGGCTTACCTCCCACCCTTCTTAGGCTCAGCTAATGAATACTGACTGAGAACCCACAGCTGGCCAGTCACTGGGGACATATTACCGGATTGCCGCCTCTGCTTGCCTCTTAAGTGTCGGTGGTCATTACTCCTTGGGTGACTTCATCCACCTCTTGTCTTCAGACACCACCCAGATGCTGCtggtttccatgccttggctctCTTCTGTGTTCCCCAACCTGGGGCAGAGACTGGAAGCGAGCTGTGGAGCCAAACCTGGGGTTAACGTGCACCCTCTCTCCTTGGTTGTGTGATCACCAACAGGtcactaaacctctctgtgcctcaattcctTCATCCACACTCCAGAAGTACTTACTACAAGCACCTCAACTATCTATCTCTTAGCCAACACCAGAGGCTTTGCCAATTAGCATCAAAaataggttttcattttattgtgaaattAGTGGCTTGTTAATCAGCATCAGCTAGTcatgaaaaaacaaatactgctcgattctacttatatgaggtaccaaGAGTAGGCTCAAAGTCATAGAGACGGAATGTAGAACGAACGGTGGTTGCCAAGAGCCgggggagaggaaaatggggagttgtttaatgggtagagagtttcagctctgcaagatgaaaagagttctggagattggttgtacaacaatatgaatgtacttagcactactgaattgtacacataaaaatggttaagggcttccctggtggcgcagtggttgagagtccgcctgccgatgcaggggacacgggttcgtgccccggtccgggaaaatcccacatgccgcggagcggctgggcccgtgagccgtggccgctgagcctgcgcgtccggagcctgtgttccgcaacgggagaggccacaacggtgagaggcccgcgtactgaaaaaaataaacaaacaaaaaaatatggttaagatggtaagttttatgtgttttttataatttaaaagtaaaaaaaattaaaaatcagtggggaaagggatTAGTCAATAAAGTTTATTAGAACAACTGAGTAGCCAGTAGCCATTGGGGGGAAAATATGGATCAATACCTTATAATTTTAGAtcacagaaaagtttcaaaaacagTACGAATGTcctgtatacccttcacccagcttctccAGATGTTCACATCTTGCATAGCCATGGTATAATTATGGAAACCAGGAAATTAGTGttgatacaatactattaactaatctACAAGTCTTATTTGAATTTTTCCGGTTTTCCCATTAATGCATTTTTTCTGACTCAGGATCTAATCCAGGAtttcacattgcatttagttgtcacgtCTCCTTAGGCTTTTCCAATCTGAGACagtccctgtcttttttttttttttcctttcatgatcttttttttttttttaagaagatgttaggggtaggagtttattaattaatttatttatttttgctgtgttgggtcttcgtttctgtgcgagggctttctccagctgtggcaagcgggggccactcttcatagcggtgcgcgggcctctcactatcgcggcctctcgttgcggagcacaggctccagacgcgcaggctcagcagttgtggctcacgggcccagttgctccgcggcatgtgggatc
This region of Physeter macrocephalus isolate SW-GA chromosome 14, ASM283717v5, whole genome shotgun sequence genomic DNA includes:
- the TMEM107 gene encoding transmembrane protein 107 isoform X1, with translation MRRMEEKRVSRPQAVTLTLGAMGRISGLVPSRFLTLLAHLVVVITLFWSRDSNIQACLPLKFTPEEYEKQDMQLVAALSVTLALFAVELAGFFSGVSMFNSTQSLISIGAHCSASVALSFFIFERWECTTYWYIFVFCSAIPAVTEIALFVGVFGLKKKPF
- the TMEM107 gene encoding transmembrane protein 107 isoform X3, whose product is MRRMEEKRVSRPQAVTLTLGAMGRISGLVPSRFLTLLAHLVVVITLFWSRDSNIQACLPLKFTPEEYEKQDMQLVAALSVTLALFAVELAGFFSGVSMFNSTQSLICILSTCAPFLAIPAVTEIALFVGVFGLKKKPF
- the TMEM107 gene encoding transmembrane protein 107 isoform X2, which codes for MGRISGLVPSRFLTLLAHLVVVITLFWSRDSNIQACLPLKFTPEEYEKQDMQLVAALSVTLALFAVELAGFFSGVSMFNSTQSLISIGAHCSASVALSFFIFERWECTTYWYIFVFCSAIPAVTEIALFVGVFGLKKKPF